The genomic region TAGAGAAAAATATCCTTACATAATTTATAATAGATTAGTTTTGCCACTGTTCAACGACCAAAAAGAAGTAGTTACAGTTGTCCAATTAATCAATAAACTTAAACCACATAATAATCCCCGTGCTTCATTATCAGAAAGAATCGATCATCAAGGTTTTACGGAAATAGACCAAAAACAATTTGCGGAATATGCACCAAAAATTCGCCAAATTCTGCAAAAATGTCAACTTTTTTATAAACAAACTCAAAAACTGCAAGCATTTCAAGCTTTAACAGAAGCAACTGTATCGCTTTCGCAAAGTAGTTTAGACTCGGAAGCGACATTAACTAAAGTCATGGAAGAAGCGAAAAGATTGATGAATGCCGATCGCAGTACTCTCTGGCTTTTAGATTCCGAAAAAAAACAACTTTGGACAAAAATTCCCTTTGAAAATGGCGAAATTAAAGAATTTAAATTACAAATTGGCGAAGGTTTTGCTGGTAAAGTTGCTCAAACAGCTGAACCTTTAAATATCCCTTTCGATCTTTACAATCACCCTGATTGTACAACTGCAAGAAATACCGATCGCAAAACGGGATATCGCACTTGTAGTTTACTTTGTATGCCAGTTTTTAGTCCTGATGGAGAATTGCTGGGAGTAACGCAATTAGTTAACAAAAAAAGACTAGGTGACTTTCCTAAATATAATCCAGAAGATTGGCCAAAAGCACCAGAATGTTTTCAAGCTAGTTTCGATTCTCAAGATCAAAAATCAATGAAAACATTCAACGAACAAGCTGGTGTAGCCTTACATAATGCTAAAAAATTTGAAGCATTAAAAGAAGAGTTAAAAAATCAGCCAAATAACGTAGTGACAAAAGCTTTAGCCGTACTCACTAGCGTAATGGATATCCAAGGTTGCGATGAAATTATTGATTCTATTTTACGCCAAATTACCTTAAAAATGGGTAGGTCATTAAATGCCGATCGCACCAGCATCTTTTTATTAGATGAAGAAAAGAATGAATTTTGGTCAATTGTTGCTGAAGCCGATAATAATGATTTCCTCGAAATTCGGATTCCCACAAACAAAGGTATTCTCGGTGAAGTCGCCGCCTCCAAACAAGTAATTAATATTCCCTTCGATTTTTATGACGATCCGCGATCGACTACAGCCAAAGAACAAGACAAAAAAAATGATTATCGCACCTATACAATGTTAACTTTACCTTTAATAAACGAACAGGGAAACTTAGTAGCTGTGGTGCAGTTAATCAATAAATTGAAACTAGGAGTTCCGAAAAACAAACCCTTAGCAGAAAGAATTGATATTCAAGGATTTACTGCTGCTGATGAAATACGATTATCCAAAGATTCCCAAGAAATTAAAATAGTTTTAGAAAGTTTTCGTTCTTACCATAAAACAGCGCGGGGACAAAGAGTAGCCGCAGCTTTAATTGCTGCCACACGCACTGTTAGTAACGGGAGTATGGAAATTAAAGAAATTCTCCAAAGAGTAATGGAAGAAGCCAAAAAACTCACCAATGCCGATCGCAGTACCCTTTGGTTATTAGATAATGATGAACGAGAATTATGGACAGAAATTCTCTTTGAAGATGGTTCTTTTAAAGAAATTAAAATTAAAGTTGGACAAGGTTACGCAGGTAAAGTTGCCGAAACTAAAAAACTATTAAATATTCCTTTTGATTTGTACAATCATCCCGACTCAGAAACAGCGAGAAACACCGATCGACAAACAGGTTATCGCACTTGTAGTTTACTATGTATGCCAGTATTTAATCCAGATGGTGATTTAATCGCGGTTACTCAACTAATTAACAAAAAGAAACCGGGAGATTTTTATGATTACTTACTTGCTCACGATCGAGAAGTCCCCACTCAATTTCAAACTAGTTTTGATGAAAGTGATGAAAAATATATGCAAATTTTCAATAATCAAGTGGGAGTAACTCTGCAAAACTCTCAACTTTTGGAAAAATTGAAAGGTTACTTAGCACAAAATAATGGTTAAAATTTCCTTCATTTGACTTCCGCAATCAATCAGATGCGTAGGATCATAAATTAATCATTTCACGTATAATCTTACTTCAAATACATTTTGGTAAGAAAACTTCTGTTACGATATAGCGATCGCAATTCCTGAAAAAAACCTGCTCATATCATGTTCGGATAATTCAGTTATGTTTTCCACAGTCATTTAACCCCACCCCTTAATCCCCTCCCCGTACACGGGGAGGGGAGACAAAGCGCAGTTTTGGCGGGGTTGGGTGCTTCGGGTTTAATAAGTGATTATCCGAACCTAATATCAATCATTAGATGGATCACATCAATGGGTAAGTTAAACCGTATATTGATTTTATTTGCTCATCCAGCACTAGAAAAATCACGAATCAATCGTCAATTAATTAAAGCTATTCGGGGAATGGACTCCATCACAATTCATGATTTGTATGAGCAATATCCCAGCTTTCATATAGACGTGAAATCTGAGCAGGAACTGTTGCTAGCTCATGATATTATCATCTTTCAACATCCCTTCTACTGGTATAGCAGCCCTGCAATCCTCAAAGAATGGCAAGATTTAGTCCTCGAACATGACTTTGCTTACGGTCATAATGGAACCGCCCTGCAAGGGAAAAAGTTTCTTTCTGCTATTACCACCGGAGGTAGCGAAGAAGCCTACTGCCGAAAAGGACATAACTACTTTACCATTCGAGAACTTTTAGCTCCCTTCGAGCAAACAGCACGTCTTTGTGGCATGGAATACCTCCCACCCTTTGTGATTTACGGAACCCATCAACTCCAAGAAGTTCACCAAATCGCCCGTTATATTGAGGATTACCGAACTGCGCTGGCGATGTTCCGCGACAACACAATTGATTGGGCGCAACTGCTGCAACATAAACAACTCAATCATTATCTTGAGCAAGCGATCGAAAAGCTGGAGTCACCACTCAATGTCCAATGAAAACTTTTTCTTTCAAGCTTTCGTTTATCTAGCAGCAGCAGTGATTACAGTCCCAATTTCCAAAAGACTAGGACTAGGTTCTGTCTTAGGATATCTCATTGCGGGAGTTGTCATCGGCCCATTTGGGCTGCGTTTAGTCGGACAAGAAGGTGAAGATGTCATGCGCTTCGCCGAATTTGGCGTAGTCATGATGTTATTTTTGGTAGGCTTGCAACTTCAGCCGGAGTTACTTTGGCGAATGCGAGTTCCCATCTTAGGATTAGGTGGGTTGCAGATGATAGCTAATGTTGTCCTGCTATCAGGGATAGGAATGATGCTGGGATTAGCATGGCAACCAGCATTAGCAATATCGTTGATTTTACCTCTTTCTTCAACTGCGATCGGCGTGCAAACATTAACCGAACGCGGACTGATGAAAACAGACGGAGGACAATCTGCTTTTTCCATCCTGCTATTCCAAGCAGTTGCCATAATTCCGATTCTGGCATTACTACCTTTACTGAGTACAAATCCAGCCGCAGTCAGTCAAACTGCACAATCTGGAAATACCTTAGCAGGTTGGCAACAAACACTGCTAGTTATGACTACGGTGGGTGGTATCGTCGTCGGTGGGCGATTCTTGATGCGTCCGGTATTTCGCTTTATTGCTACTACTCGCCTCCGGGAAATTTTTACCGCAACGGCACTCCTGTTAGTGGTGGGAATTACCTTAGCAATGCAAGCTGTCGGTTTATCTCCGGCTTTGGGAACATTTGTTGCTGGAGTAGTATTGGCGGAAAGTGAGTATCGTCATGAGTTAATGAGTACGGTTGAACCGTTCCAAAGTTTATTGTTGGGGTTGTTTTTTCTTTCCGTTGGAGCGAGTATTAATTTCAACTTAATTTTGGCGCAACCGTTGTTAATTTTTGGGTTGATTGTGGGAGTTTCCCTGCTCAAATCTGGGGTGTTGATTGGGTTAGGGAAGTTATTTAAATTAGATTTGAATCAAAGTATTTTGTTTGCTTTTGCGCTGGTACAAGGAGATGAATTTGCGTTTGTTTTGTTTTCTTTTGCGGCACAAAGCAAAGTACTTTCGGAGAATTTGGCAGGTAGCTTGATTGCGGTTGTGGCGCTTTCGATGTTACTATCACCGCTGTTTATGATTGCTTACG from Phormidium ambiguum IAM M-71 harbors:
- a CDS encoding GAF domain-containing protein; amino-acid sequence: MITTENSTYTYKVGGHLPLDAPSYVVRQADRILYEGLKAGEFCYVLNSRQMGKTSLRVRTMYKLQAKGFACAAIDLTKIGSQDITPDQWYAGIMRRLLTSFQLTENINLQDWLRDRAFLTPVYRLTEFVEQVLLESVKQKIVIFIDEIDSVLSLNFPTDDFFAYIRSCHDPDKRITFALLGVATPSDLIQDKKATPFNIGCAIELNGFQPEETQPLIAGLANKVRHPHAILEAVLDWTGGQPFLTQKLCNLIYHLEPDIPTGEEKEFVQKLVRSKLIENWEAGDEPPHLKTIRDRLLTISKRSRSLLNIYQQVLREEEVIADESTEQLELRLSGLVVKQQGKLKICNRIYAEIFHPIWVNKALAELQADFVQVIEAQEQKLLSMLDAMEGKAFEFILREILGSITKKLGELMNAERTRIFFIDEESQELWSITATDRYSQEPELEINVNQQNENIVNNFKRLINEPFNFGDENINLISDVTREKYPYIIYNRLVLPLFNDQKEVVTVVQLINKLKPHNNPRASLSERIDHQGFTEIDQKQFAEYAPKIRQILQKCQLFYKQTQKLQAFQALTEATVSLSQSSLDSEATLTKVMEEAKRLMNADRSTLWLLDSEKKQLWTKIPFENGEIKEFKLQIGEGFAGKVAQTAEPLNIPFDLYNHPDCTTARNTDRKTGYRTCSLLCMPVFSPDGELLGVTQLVNKKRLGDFPKYNPEDWPKAPECFQASFDSQDQKSMKTFNEQAGVALHNAKKFEALKEELKNQPNNVVTKALAVLTSVMDIQGCDEIIDSILRQITLKMGRSLNADRTSIFLLDEEKNEFWSIVAEADNNDFLEIRIPTNKGILGEVAASKQVINIPFDFYDDPRSTTAKEQDKKNDYRTYTMLTLPLINEQGNLVAVVQLINKLKLGVPKNKPLAERIDIQGFTAADEIRLSKDSQEIKIVLESFRSYHKTARGQRVAAALIAATRTVSNGSMEIKEILQRVMEEAKKLTNADRSTLWLLDNDERELWTEILFEDGSFKEIKIKVGQGYAGKVAETKKLLNIPFDLYNHPDSETARNTDRQTGYRTCSLLCMPVFNPDGDLIAVTQLINKKKPGDFYDYLLAHDREVPTQFQTSFDESDEKYMQIFNNQVGVTLQNSQLLEKLKGYLAQNNG
- a CDS encoding monovalent cation:proton antiporter-2 (CPA2) family protein, yielding MSNENFFFQAFVYLAAAVITVPISKRLGLGSVLGYLIAGVVIGPFGLRLVGQEGEDVMRFAEFGVVMMLFLVGLQLQPELLWRMRVPILGLGGLQMIANVVLLSGIGMMLGLAWQPALAISLILPLSSTAIGVQTLTERGLMKTDGGQSAFSILLFQAVAIIPILALLPLLSTNPAAVSQTAQSGNTLAGWQQTLLVMTTVGGIVVGGRFLMRPVFRFIATTRLREIFTATALLLVVGITLAMQAVGLSPALGTFVAGVVLAESEYRHELMSTVEPFQSLLLGLFFLSVGASINFNLILAQPLLIFGLIVGVSLLKSGVLIGLGKLFKLDLNQSILFAFALVQGDEFAFVLFSFAAQSKVLSENLAGSLIAVVALSMLLSPLFMIAYDRLIAPRFISQSDRQPEADHIDDNENAVIIAGFGRFGQIVGRLLIANGYPITVLEHNPAQIDLLRRFGWKVFYGDASRIDLLHAAGAQQAKLLVVAIDDSEQILHIVNLARQHFPNLKILARAIDRSHAYELIRRGVDVIHRETFGSALDMGVEALKLLGVRSYKAHRAAQTFKQHDEEALRDMAFVEDDHSAFMARSRQLAELLEQILQSDEQEANHEIDRAWDIFAQQKETN
- a CDS encoding NAD(P)H-dependent oxidoreductase, producing the protein MGKLNRILILFAHPALEKSRINRQLIKAIRGMDSITIHDLYEQYPSFHIDVKSEQELLLAHDIIIFQHPFYWYSSPAILKEWQDLVLEHDFAYGHNGTALQGKKFLSAITTGGSEEAYCRKGHNYFTIRELLAPFEQTARLCGMEYLPPFVIYGTHQLQEVHQIARYIEDYRTALAMFRDNTIDWAQLLQHKQLNHYLEQAIEKLESPLNVQ